A genomic window from Flavobacterium hankyongi includes:
- the rpsN gene encoding 30S ribosomal protein S14 — MAKESMKAREVKRQKTVEKYAEKRKALLEAGDYAALQKLPKNASPVRLHNRCKLTGRPRGYMRQFGISRVTFREMANSGLIPGVKKASW, encoded by the coding sequence ATGGCTAAAGAATCAATGAAAGCCCGCGAGGTTAAAAGACAAAAAACGGTAGAAAAATATGCAGAGAAAAGAAAAGCTTTGTTAGAAGCTGGAGATTATGCTGCTTTACAAAAGTTACCGAAAAATGCTTCACCAGTTCGTTTACACAATCGTTGTAAATTAACAGGTAGACCAAGAGGGTATATGCGTCAATTCGGTATTTCGCGTGTAACATTCCGTGAAATGGCAAACAGTGGATTGATTCCAGGAGTTAAAAAAGCTTCTTGGTAG
- the rpsH gene encoding 30S ribosomal protein S8: MYTDPIADYLTRVRNAVKANHKVVEIPASNLKKEITKILFDQGYILSYKFEDSTVQGTIKIALKYDKDTKEPVIKDIQRISKPGLRKYAGASKLPRILNGLGIAIVSTSKGVMTGKQAKQLNVGGEVICYVY, from the coding sequence ATGTATACAGATCCAATTGCGGATTATCTTACGAGAGTTAGAAATGCAGTAAAAGCAAACCACAAAGTGGTTGAAATCCCTGCGTCTAACTTGAAAAAAGAAATCACAAAAATCTTATTCGATCAAGGTTATATTCTTAGCTACAAGTTCGAAGACAGTACTGTTCAAGGTACTATCAAAATTGCCCTTAAGTATGATAAAGATACTAAAGAGCCAGTAATTAAAGATATTCAAAGAATTAGTAAACCAGGTTTACGTAAGTATGCAGGTGCTTCTAAATTACCAAGAATTTTGAATGGTTTAGGTATTGCTATCGTGTCAACTTCAAAAGGAGTTATGACTGGAAAACAAGCTAAACAATTAAATGTTGGTGGTGAGGTAATCTGTTACGTATACTAA
- the rplF gene encoding 50S ribosomal protein L6 → MSRIGKNPIAIPAGVTVEVKDAVVTVKGKLGQLSQEFTNNVTVTVEENQVLVSRAADSKEERAQHGLYRALINNMITGVSTGFTKELEFVGVGYRASNQGNKLDLALGYSHNIVLEVAPEVVVETISEKGKNPIVKLTSYDKQLLGQVAAKIRGFRKPEPYKGKGIKFVGEVLRRKAGKSA, encoded by the coding sequence ATGTCAAGAATAGGTAAAAATCCAATTGCAATTCCAGCTGGCGTAACTGTAGAAGTTAAGGATGCTGTTGTTACAGTTAAAGGAAAACTAGGGCAACTTTCTCAAGAGTTTACAAACAATGTTACTGTAACTGTTGAAGAAAATCAAGTTCTTGTTTCAAGAGCTGCCGATAGCAAAGAAGAGAGAGCTCAACACGGTTTGTATAGAGCTTTAATCAATAATATGATTACTGGTGTGTCTACTGGTTTTACTAAAGAATTAGAATTTGTGGGAGTTGGTTACAGAGCTTCTAATCAAGGAAATAAACTTGATTTGGCTTTGGGTTACTCGCACAATATCGTTTTAGAGGTTGCGCCTGAGGTTGTTGTAGAAACAATTTCTGAAAAAGGTAAAAACCCTATCGTAAAATTAACTTCTTATGACAAACAACTTTTAGGTCAGGTTGCTGCGAAAATCAGAGGTTTCCGTAAGCCTGAACCATACAAAGGAAAAGGTATTAAGTTTGTAGGTGAAGTATTAAGAAGAAAAGCAGGTAAATCAGCTTAA
- the rplR gene encoding 50S ribosomal protein L18: protein MSLTKTDRRQRIQYRIRKIVSGTAARPRLSVFRSNKEIYAQLIDDVNGVTLLAASSREKGVDTKGTKVEIAAAVGKLVAEKALKAGIDNVTFDRGGYLYHGRVQSLAEGARAAGLKF from the coding sequence ATGTCATTAACAAAAACTGATAGAAGACAAAGAATACAGTACAGAATTAGAAAAATTGTTAGCGGAACTGCTGCAAGACCTCGTTTATCTGTATTCAGAAGTAACAAAGAAATCTATGCTCAGCTTATAGATGATGTAAACGGTGTTACATTATTAGCAGCTTCTTCTCGCGAAAAAGGTGTTGATACTAAAGGAACTAAAGTAGAAATTGCTGCGGCAGTTGGTAAATTAGTTGCAGAGAAAGCTTTAAAAGCTGGTATCGATAATGTTACATTTGATAGAGGTGGATATTTATACCACGGTCGTGTTCAATCATTAGCAGAAGGCGCTAGAGCCGCTGGATTAAAATTCTAA
- the rpsE gene encoding 30S ribosomal protein S5, which yields MYHNYKNVELVKPSGLELKDRLVSVNRVTKVTKGGRAFGFSAIVVVGDEHGVVGHGLGKSKDVSEAIAKAVEDAKKNLVRIPLSGHSVPHEQKGKFGGARVFLMPASHGTGVIAGGAVRAVLESVGVHDVLSKSQGSSNPHNVVKATFDALLQMRSAVTVAKQRGVSLEKVFKG from the coding sequence ATGTATCATAATTATAAAAACGTAGAACTAGTAAAACCAAGTGGTCTTGAATTGAAAGATCGTTTAGTTAGTGTTAATCGTGTTACTAAGGTTACAAAAGGTGGTAGAGCTTTCGGGTTTTCTGCAATTGTAGTAGTAGGTGATGAGCATGGTGTAGTTGGTCACGGATTAGGAAAATCTAAAGATGTTTCTGAAGCAATCGCTAAAGCGGTGGAAGATGCTAAGAAAAATTTAGTGAGAATTCCTTTAAGTGGTCATTCAGTTCCTCATGAGCAAAAAGGTAAATTTGGTGGAGCAAGAGTATTTTTAATGCCTGCTTCTCACGGTACCGGAGTAATTGCTGGAGGTGCTGTTCGTGCCGTACTTGAATCAGTAGGGGTGCACGATGTATTGTCTAAATCTCAAGGATCTTCAAACCCTCACAATGTAGTTAAAGCAACTTTCGATGCTTTATTACAAATGAGAAGCGCAGTTACTGTAGCTAAGCAAAGAGGAGTTTCTTTAGAGAAAGTATTTAAAGGTTAA
- the rpmD gene encoding 50S ribosomal protein L30, with the protein MAKIKVKQVRSKINCPVNQKRVLESLGLRKMGQVVEHDANPAILGMVNKVKHLVSVEEA; encoded by the coding sequence ATGGCAAAGATTAAAGTAAAACAAGTAAGAAGCAAAATCAACTGTCCAGTAAACCAAAAAAGAGTATTAGAATCTTTGGGTTTACGTAAAATGGGTCAAGTTGTTGAGCACGATGCAAATCCTGCTATCCTTGGAATGGTAAATAAAGTTAAACACTTAGTTTCTGTAGAAGAAGCTTAA
- the rplO gene encoding 50S ribosomal protein L15 translates to MNLSNLQPAEGSTHNQNKRVGRGEGSGKGGTAARGHKGAKSRSGYSKKIGFEGGQMPLQRRVPKFGFKNINRVEYQGVNLDTLQALVDNGYATDTVDFATLVENRLATKTEVVKILGRGELKAKLKVSAHKFTATAKAAIEAAGGEAIEL, encoded by the coding sequence ATGAATTTAAGTAATTTACAACCAGCTGAAGGTTCAACGCACAACCAAAACAAAAGAGTAGGTAGAGGTGAAGGTTCTGGAAAAGGTGGTACTGCTGCACGTGGTCACAAAGGAGCTAAGTCTCGTTCTGGTTATTCTAAAAAAATTGGTTTTGAAGGAGGGCAAATGCCGCTTCAAAGACGTGTACCTAAATTTGGTTTCAAAAATATCAATAGAGTTGAATATCAAGGTGTAAACCTAGATACTTTACAAGCTCTTGTTGATAACGGATATGCTACTGATACTGTAGATTTCGCTACATTAGTAGAAAACCGTTTAGCTACTAAAACTGAAGTTGTTAAGATTTTAGGAAGAGGTGAGCTTAAAGCTAAATTAAAAGTAAGTGCACACAAATTCACGGCTACTGCTAAAGCTGCTATCGAAGCTGCTGGTGGTGAAGCTATAGAATTATAA
- the secY gene encoding preprotein translocase subunit SecY — protein MKKFIESLQNVWKIEELKNRILITLGFLLVYRFGAQVTLPGIDASKLQGLTNQTDKGIGWLIDVFTGGAFSQASVFALGIMPYISASIVVQLMGIAIPYLQKLQNEGESGRKKMNQITRWLTIGITLVQGPGYIYNLYRTLPADAFLLGFNSFGFLFSSVIILTTGTIFAMWLGEKITDKGIGNGISLLILVGIVARMPQAFIQEFSSVVSNNNGGPMLIVLEVIIWLLVIIACILMVMAVRKVPVQYARRSVSGDLEQDLMGGNRQFIPLKLNASGVMPIIFAQAIMFIPAAIAGLSSSETARSISTRFQNIFGWEYNLLFATLIIVFTYFYTAITVPTNKMADDLKRSGGFIPGVKPGVETADFLDRVMSLITFPGSLFLALLAVFPAIVQTAMGVQTQWALFFGGTSLLILVGVAIDTVQQINSYLLNKHYDGLMKSGKNRKAVA, from the coding sequence ATGAAAAAATTTATTGAATCGTTACAAAACGTTTGGAAAATAGAGGAACTAAAAAACAGAATCCTAATTACATTAGGATTTCTGTTAGTTTATCGTTTTGGCGCTCAAGTAACGTTACCAGGTATAGATGCTTCTAAATTACAAGGATTAACTAATCAAACAGATAAAGGTATTGGTTGGTTAATTGACGTGTTTACAGGTGGAGCATTTTCACAAGCCTCGGTATTTGCTTTGGGTATTATGCCTTACATTTCTGCTTCAATTGTAGTACAGTTAATGGGAATTGCAATTCCTTATTTACAAAAACTTCAAAATGAAGGAGAAAGTGGTAGAAAGAAGATGAATCAAATCACAAGATGGTTAACAATTGGAATCACTTTAGTGCAAGGTCCTGGTTATATCTATAACTTATACCGTACACTTCCAGCTGATGCTTTCTTATTAGGATTTAATTCATTCGGATTTCTATTCTCGTCAGTAATTATTTTAACTACAGGAACTATTTTTGCAATGTGGTTAGGAGAAAAAATTACTGATAAAGGTATTGGAAACGGTATTTCATTATTAATCCTTGTTGGAATTGTTGCTAGAATGCCACAAGCATTTATTCAAGAATTCTCATCAGTAGTTAGTAATAATAACGGAGGACCAATGTTAATTGTTCTTGAAGTTATTATTTGGCTATTAGTAATCATTGCATGTATATTAATGGTTATGGCAGTTCGTAAAGTCCCTGTACAATATGCTCGTCGTTCAGTTTCTGGAGACTTAGAGCAAGATTTAATGGGAGGTAACCGTCAATTTATACCATTAAAATTAAATGCATCTGGAGTTATGCCAATCATTTTTGCCCAAGCAATCATGTTTATACCAGCAGCAATTGCAGGTTTATCATCTTCAGAAACAGCAAGATCTATTAGCACAAGATTTCAAAATATTTTTGGATGGGAGTACAACCTGTTATTTGCAACGTTAATTATAGTATTTACTTATTTTTACACTGCAATTACAGTTCCTACTAATAAGATGGCTGACGATTTAAAAAGAAGTGGTGGATTCATTCCAGGTGTTAAACCAGGAGTTGAAACTGCTGACTTTTTAGATAGAGTGATGTCTTTAATTACATTCCCTGGATCATTATTCCTTGCGTTACTTGCTGTGTTCCCAGCAATAGTTCAAACTGCAATGGGGGTACAAACGCAATGGGCTTTGTTCTTTGGAGGTACATCATTATTAATTTTGGTTGGAGTAGCAATTGATACTGTTCAACAAATTAATTCATATTTGTTAAATAAACATTATGATGGTTTGATGAAAAGTGGTAAAAACAGAAAAGCAGTAGCTTAA
- the infA gene encoding translation initiation factor IF-1, with protein sequence MAKQSAIEQDGSIIEALSNAMFRVELENGHIVIAHISGKMRMHYIKLLPGDKVKLEMSPYDLSKARITYRY encoded by the coding sequence ATGGCAAAACAATCAGCAATAGAACAAGACGGATCAATTATTGAAGCATTGTCAAATGCAATGTTCCGTGTTGAGTTAGAAAATGGACATATCGTAATTGCTCACATTTCAGGAAAGATGCGTATGCATTATATCAAATTATTACCTGGTGATAAAGTGAAACTTGAAATGAGTCCATACGATTTGTCAAAAGCAAGAATTACTTATAGATACTAA
- the ykgO gene encoding type B 50S ribosomal protein L36 codes for MKVRASVKKRSAECIIVRRKGRLYVINKKNPRFKQRQG; via the coding sequence ATGAAAGTAAGAGCATCAGTAAAGAAGAGAAGTGCCGAGTGCATTATCGTTCGTAGAAAAGGAAGATTATACGTTATTAACAAAAAGAATCCTAGATTTAAACAAAGACAAGGATAA
- the rpsM gene encoding 30S ribosomal protein S13: MARIAGVDIPKNKRGVIALTYIFGIGKSRAIEILEKAQVSQDKKVQDWNDDEIGAIRDAVSYYKIEGELRSETSLNIKRLMDIGCYRGIRHRAGLPLRGQRTKNNSRTRKGKRKTVANKKKATK, from the coding sequence ATGGCAAGAATAGCAGGGGTAGATATCCCAAAAAACAAAAGAGGAGTTATTGCTTTGACATATATCTTCGGAATTGGAAAAAGCAGAGCTATTGAGATCTTAGAAAAGGCTCAAGTAAGTCAAGACAAAAAAGTTCAAGACTGGAATGACGACGAAATTGGAGCAATCCGTGACGCAGTTTCATACTACAAAATTGAAGGTGAATTACGTTCAGAAACTTCATTAAACATCAAACGTTTAATGGATATTGGATGCTACAGAGGAATCCGTCATAGAGCAGGTCTTCCATTAAGAGGACAAAGAACTAAAAACAATTCTAGAACTAGAAAAGGTAAAAGAAAAACTGTTGCTAACAAGAAAAAAGCAACTAAATAA
- the rpsK gene encoding 30S ribosomal protein S11, producing MAKTSTKKRKVIVESTGEAHISATFNNIIISLTNKKGEVVSWSSAGKMGFRGSKKNTPYAAQMAAEDCSKVALEAGLKKVKVFVKGPGNGRESAIRSIHNSGIEVTEIIDVTPLPHNGCRPPKRRRV from the coding sequence ATGGCTAAGACAAGCACAAAAAAACGTAAAGTTATCGTTGAGTCGACAGGAGAAGCGCATATTAGTGCAACTTTTAACAACATCATCATTTCGTTAACTAACAAAAAAGGTGAAGTTGTTTCATGGTCATCTGCTGGTAAAATGGGCTTCAGAGGTTCTAAAAAGAATACTCCGTATGCAGCTCAAATGGCAGCTGAAGACTGTTCAAAAGTAGCATTAGAAGCTGGACTTAAAAAGGTGAAAGTTTTTGTGAAAGGTCCTGGAAATGGTAGAGAATCTGCAATCAGATCAATTCATAATTCAGGAATAGAAGTAACAGAAATTATCGACGTTACTCCACTTCCACACAACGGATGTCGTCCTCCAAAAAGACGTAGAGTTTAA
- the rpsD gene encoding 30S ribosomal protein S4, with the protein MARYTGPKTKIARKFGEAIFGDDKAFEKRNYPPGQHGLAKKRGKKSEYAIQLMEKQKAKYTYGILEKQFRNLFEKAAASKGVTGEILLQLCEARLDNVVFRMGIAPSRRAARQIVSHRHITVNGEVVNVPSYHLKPGDKVAVREKSKSLEAIERSLSASSHVYEWITWNNDTKEGTFVSVPQRIQITENIKEQLIVELYNK; encoded by the coding sequence ATGGCAAGATATACTGGTCCAAAAACAAAAATTGCTCGTAAGTTTGGCGAAGCAATCTTCGGAGATGATAAAGCCTTCGAGAAAAGAAATTACCCTCCAGGGCAACATGGTTTAGCTAAAAAGAGAGGTAAAAAATCTGAATACGCTATCCAGTTAATGGAAAAGCAAAAAGCTAAATATACTTACGGTATTTTAGAAAAACAATTCAGAAACTTATTCGAAAAAGCGGCTGCTTCTAAAGGTGTAACAGGTGAAATCCTTTTACAATTATGTGAAGCTCGTTTAGATAACGTAGTTTTCAGAATGGGTATCGCTCCGTCTAGAAGAGCTGCACGTCAAATTGTATCTCACAGACATATTACTGTAAATGGTGAAGTGGTTAACGTTCCTTCTTACCATTTAAAACCTGGTGACAAAGTTGCTGTTCGTGAAAAATCTAAATCTTTAGAAGCTATCGAACGTTCTTTATCTGCATCTTCTCACGTATATGAATGGATTACTTGGAATAACGATACTAAAGAAGGTACTTTCGTGTCTGTTCCTCAAAGAATCCAAATTACTGAGAATATCAAAGAACAACTTATCGTCGAATTGTACAACAAATAA
- a CDS encoding DNA-directed RNA polymerase subunit alpha, whose translation MAIFNFQKPDKVIMIDSTDFEGKFEFRPLEPGYGLTVGNALRRVLLSALEGYAITSVRIEGVDHEFSTISGVVEDVTEIILNLKQVRFKRQIEDIDNEAVTISITGKDQVTAGDFQKFISGFQVLNPELVICNLDSKVNLNMELTIEKGRGYVPAEENKKQNAAIGTIFTDSIFTPVKNVKYAIENFRVEQKTDYEKLVFEIKTDGSIHPKDALTEAAKVLIHHFMLFSDERITLEADEIAQTESYDEESLHMRQLLKTKLVDMDLSVRALNCLKAAEVDTLGDLVSFNKNDLMKFRNFGKKSLTELDELVANKNLTFGMDLSKYKLDKE comes from the coding sequence ATGGCAATATTTAATTTTCAAAAGCCCGATAAAGTTATCATGATCGATTCTACTGACTTCGAAGGAAAATTCGAATTCAGACCTCTTGAACCAGGTTACGGATTGACTGTTGGTAACGCACTTAGAAGAGTTTTACTTTCAGCATTGGAAGGATATGCTATCACATCTGTTCGTATCGAAGGTGTTGATCATGAATTCTCTACTATTTCTGGTGTTGTTGAAGATGTTACTGAAATTATCCTTAATCTAAAACAAGTACGTTTCAAACGTCAAATTGAAGATATCGATAACGAAGCTGTGACAATATCAATCACAGGAAAAGATCAAGTTACTGCTGGGGATTTCCAAAAATTTATTTCTGGGTTCCAAGTGTTAAACCCTGAGTTGGTAATTTGTAACCTTGATAGTAAAGTTAACCTTAATATGGAACTTACTATTGAGAAAGGTAGAGGATATGTGCCAGCAGAAGAAAACAAAAAACAAAACGCTGCAATAGGTACAATCTTTACAGATTCAATCTTTACACCAGTAAAGAACGTGAAGTATGCTATCGAAAACTTCCGTGTAGAGCAAAAAACGGATTATGAAAAATTAGTTTTTGAAATTAAAACTGATGGATCTATTCATCCAAAAGATGCTCTTACTGAAGCTGCAAAAGTATTAATTCACCACTTTATGTTGTTCTCTGATGAGAGAATTACATTGGAGGCTGATGAAATTGCTCAAACAGAATCATATGATGAAGAATCATTACACATGAGACAGTTGTTGAAAACTAAACTTGTGGACATGGACTTATCTGTAAGAGCTTTAAATTGCTTAAAAGCAGCTGAAGTTGATACGTTGGGCGACTTAGTATCGTTTAATAAAAATGACTTAATGAAGTTCCGTAACTTTGGTAAAAAATCATTAACTGAGCTTGATGAATTAGTTGCCAATAAGAATTTAACATTCGGAATGGACTTGTCAAAATACAAATTAGATAAAGAATAA
- the rplQ gene encoding 50S ribosomal protein L17 produces MRHGKKVNHLSRQAGHRKAMLANMACSLIEHKRINTTVAKAKALKQFVEPLITKSKEDTTHNRRIVFSYLKSKYAVTDLFRDVAAKVGDRPGGYTRIIKLGNRLGDNADMAMIELVDFNEIYNGGKKEVKKAKSRRGGAKAKKADATPEAPATEESSESAE; encoded by the coding sequence ATGAGACACGGAAAAAAAGTAAATCATTTAAGCAGACAGGCAGGACATAGAAAAGCTATGTTGGCTAATATGGCATGTTCATTAATCGAACACAAGCGTATTAACACTACTGTTGCTAAAGCGAAAGCGTTAAAACAATTTGTTGAGCCGCTTATCACTAAATCAAAAGAAGATACTACTCACAATCGTCGTATCGTTTTCTCATACTTAAAAAGCAAATACGCTGTAACTGATTTATTCAGAGATGTAGCTGCTAAAGTTGGTGACCGTCCTGGAGGATATACTCGTATCATCAAGTTAGGAAACCGTTTAGGGGATAACGCAGATATGGCTATGATTGAGTTAGTGGATTTCAACGAAATCTACAACGGTGGTAAAAAAGAAGTTAAAAAAGCAAAAAGTCGTCGTGGTGGTGCTAAAGCTAAAAAAGCTGATGCTACTCCTGAAGCTCCTGCAACTGAAGAAT